The Triticum aestivum cultivar Chinese Spring chromosome 4B, IWGSC CS RefSeq v2.1, whole genome shotgun sequence sequence CAAGCACCTGAACACCATTGGGCAGTAGTCCTTCCACCGGAAATCTGGGGAGGAATGTGGTGGCGTGACTTTTGACCCCTCAGGagggaaccgtgtccagaacttcTCCCTAGGATCAAAATCTGCCAGTGCAAGCTCCCGCATCGGCACCGCAGCAGATTTCCCCACCGAATGCCTGAAAGATGCCCACAATAAACACCCACAAATCCAGAAATTCGCTGAAATACAAGCCACATTGCCAGCATTTTAGCAACGGCAACAACTAAATAACGAGGAATCACCTGATGCCCAATTGCAGCTGCAGCATGAGCTCGTAGTTCTTATGCCCCTTGGAGATGGTCTGCCCAGGTCGCTTCCCCTCAGGCGTGGTAGCGGCCGACGAGGACCAGCACGGGCCTCCGTTGGCCCCTCGCCGGGCGCTGCGCTGCGTCCGCATGTACGTTGGCGCACCTCCAGCGGGCGCGGCCTCCCGGTAGAGCATGGAGGCCTCGAGCGCATCCACAATGTCGCAGGTGATGTCCCCCGCCTCGCCCTCCGATTCCCAGATGCAGATCCGCGGCACGGCGGCCGCCTTCTCCCCAATCCCCTCCACGGAGGACCTCTTCCGCGCCGCGCCCCCTACGCCAACCGGCGGGAAGAAGGTGCCGCTTATGGCCGGCAGGTCGACGCAGCTCCGCGGCCAGGAGCCGACGTAGCGGCTGCCGTCGGGCCAGGTGAAGACCCCCGTGCCCCTGGGCACGCCGTTCTCCCACACGCCGTCGTAGCGGCTGCCGTTGGCCCAGATCAGCACGCCGCGCCCCGAGATGACGCCGCCGCGCCACTCCCCGACGTACTGGTTGCCGGCGGCCCAGACGTAGCGGCCGTGGCCGTCCTGCATGTTGCGGCGCCACTGGCCCTCGTAGTAGTCCCCGTTGGCGTAGCTCTTGGCGCCGGCCCCGTGGCGGCGGTCGGCCGCCCAGGCGCCGCGGTAGGTGGCGCCGTCGGGCCCGACGAAGACGCCCTGCCCCTCGATCCGGCCCCCGCGGAACTCGCCCTCGAAGGTGGCGCCCGAGGGCCAGGAGAAGCGGCCCTTCCCGGACGCCTTGCCGCGCCGCCACTCCCCCTCGTACATGCACCCGTCCGCCCACACGTACTTGCCCTTGCCGTGCGGCGCGCCGCCCGCGAACCCGCCGCTGTACACGTCCCCGTTCGGCAGCGCCTTCTCCACGAACGCCGCCTcgcccccctctccctcgcccccgccgcctccgccgccggcggaggcgaggaCCATCGCCGGCGCCACCCGCCTCATCCGCCCGCGCCGCTCACGCCGCCGGCATTGCAGatcggggcggctagggtttgcgattcggggccgcctccgccgcctccctcccctcctaAAGCCTCTCTCCGCTCCCCCTTTTCGCCTCTGTTTTTTTCTGTGCGCTCTC is a genomic window containing:
- the LOC123090818 gene encoding phosphatidylinositol 4-phosphate 5-kinase 1, whose protein sequence is MRRVAPAMVLASAGGGGGGGEGEGGEAAFVEKALPNGDVYSGGFAGGAPHGKGKYVWADGCMYEGEWRRGKASGKGRFSWPSGATFEGEFRGGRIEGQGVFVGPDGATYRGAWAADRRHGAGAKSYANGDYYEGQWRRNMQDGHGRYVWAAGNQYVGEWRGGVISGRGVLIWANGSRYDGVWENGVPRGTGVFTWPDGSRYVGSWPRSCVDLPAISGTFFPPVGVGGAARKRSSVEGIGEKAAAVPRICIWESEGEAGDITCDIVDALEASMLYREAAPAGGAPTYMRTQRSARRGANGGPCWSSSAATTPEGKRPGQTISKGHKNYELMLQLQLGIRHSVGKSAAVPMRELALADFDPREKFWTRFPPEGSKVTPPHSSPDFRWKDYCPMVFRHLRKLFAVDPADYMLAICGNDALRELSSPGKSGSFFYLTQDDRFMIKTVRKSEVKLLIRMLPSYFQHVSRYDYSLITRFYGVHCVKPINGPKVRFIVMGNLFCSDYQIHRRFDLKGSSYGRTADKFEEEIDETTTLKDLDLNFVFRLRRSWYRDLHEQLQRDCEFLESEGIMDYSFLVGVHFCDDVSASKMGLSTFTASPKLSMKCETFQVGGGGMPELCFSDNDYDRIPDCRKPLIRLGAHMPAQAEQASRRSEFDPFLLSGGGFLAPNQTGEVHDVILYFGIIDILQDYDITKRLEHVYKSLQTDPNSISAVDPKLYSKRFQDFIGRIFVEDG